The Plasmodium vinckei vinckei genome assembly, chromosome: PVVCY_14 genome window below encodes:
- a CDS encoding RNA pseudouridylate synthase, putative, with protein sequence MSVVNGLIWKHRTYKLILNKTFKQFCTDKCVDIKNEIITHSYKKTEYEQNINKYKQCKDYIDLKQKIYYDYLSKETPILSIGRKQQMNNEEHYKDCEDSKNDKKNMQENRMINLYGNIRMGYIEEYKKWNEIIKKKKNELEKNINKESLNLNEPKSSIEENTHPNFCNNGNMDKINSAQNGKMGYEHITYIQNNIDEFTKCENKENNKIEVVNSDILKKNSIPSNLTEIYIDNSKYFNNKNVNIPNIIKLNQYCSYKGLCSSRFAYSNLKKGILKVNDNVVYENVDVSIDKDCVELTKVGKLLLKDRITIIINKPKHYLSISPDNKVNNKKLLVRNLIRNENKYIEEEHKCMSYFIYKNINIEKVNNLYVCGRLDANSSGLLIYTQDSIASSYLLNKYKYEIEKEYVITTFNEITESHLKLLKDNLFVDGKLIYKCHIQYVDSFTLIFKLYQGFHKIIRKICLLSNIKIRSLHRTRIGKIHLNNLPLGKWRFLMPNESFF encoded by the coding sequence ATGTCAGTTGTAAATGGACTGATATGGAAGCATCGAACATACAAACTTATCcttaataaaacatttaaacaattttgTACAGACAAATGTGTAGATATAAagaatgaaataataacacatagttacaaaaaaacggaatatgaacaaaatattaataaatataaacaatgtAAAGATTATATtgatttaaaacaaaaaatatactatGATTATTTGTCAAAAGAAACACCCATACTTAGTATTGGCAGAAAACAACAAATGAATAATGAAGAACACTATAAGGATTGTGAAGATAGTAAAaacgataaaaaaaatatgcaagaAAACCGCATGATCAATTTATATGGAAATATTCGTATGGGATATATAGaggaatataaaaaatggaatgaaattattaagaaaaagaaaaatgagTTAGAGAAAAACATTAATAAGGAGTCTTTAAATTTGAATGAACCAAAGTCCAGCATAGAAGAAAATACCCATCCcaatttttgtaataatgGGAATATggacaaaataaattctGCACAAAATGGGAAAATGGGATATGAACAcataacatatatacaaaacaatattgatgaatttacaaaatgtgaaaataaagaaaataataagataGAAGTTGTGAACAgtgatattttaaaaaaaaattcaatacCAAGCAATTTGactgaaatatatatagataacagtaaatattttaataataaaaatgttaacaTTCcgaatataattaaattaaatcaaTACTGCTCTTATAAAGGCTTATGTAGTTCGAGATTTGCTTATAGtaacttaaaaaaaggTATTTTAAAAGTTAATGACAATGTTGTATATGAAAATGTAGACGTTTCAATAGATAAAGATTGTGTTGAATTAACAAAAGTTGGTAAGcttttattaaaagatagaataacaattattataaataagcCTAAACATTATTTATCAATTTCACCAGATAATAAagtgaataataaaaaacttCTTGTAAGAAACTTAATAAggaatgaaaataaatatattgaagAAGAACATAAATGTATgagttattttatttataaaaatataaatatagaaaaagtaaataatttgtatgTATGTGGTCGATTAGATGCTAATTCAAGTGGCTTACTAATTTATACACAAGATTCTATAGCAAGTAGCTATttgttaaataaatataaatacgaAATTGAAAAGGAATATGTTATTACAAcatttaatgaaataacTGAATCtcatttaaaattgttaaaagataatttatttgttgatggtaaattaatatataaatgtcaTATACAATATGTAGATAGTTTTActcttatatttaaattatatcaaggttttcataaaataattagaaaaatatgtttattgtcaaatattaaaatacgATCATTACACAGGACACGTATAGGGAAAATACACCTCAACAATTTGCCTCTTGGGAAATGGAGATTTCTTATGCCTAAtgaatcttttttttaa
- a CDS encoding histone acetyltransferase, putative, with the protein MDVGNDTLYDGHDADNFKNEMDEKELNKNSSYIDDILNESSDGESIKDGKKEGKVDNENFFYINDVLKRNYPVEYEENKIYPKVYCYEPQNFEKFKKKLKNKNELRHYECYSSTMNEFFYKYNENYYDGILKNESFKKFAEELWANRSNIKNETEYNELCIQLRKKYKVSPSKHQIGVALQHYYLKSLKSNNGENTDDNDIINYNKNSDDVDDNNQNGFEKGSNTSDVSNTNNVDIDDATVEDNMNNETIKKKQKKVRIVENNENDKEHTTEDDDNEFIINKKGKDVKFTFENVNKMIIAKEMTNYKDLDKESVNFLQINKRKGVRSNSGVLVVTIITHPHKFSCKYDCHYCPNEPNQPRSYLSTEPAILRANQNNFDVICQFFNRTTTLVNNGHVADKIEVLVLGGTWSCYDVEYQREFIRDIYYAANIYPILKNRRKKLSLKEEQELNETSNCRIIGLTLETRPDQINKEELLRLRYYGCTRVQLGIQHVDDYILKKVNRQCTLKDCIRAIYLLKENGFKVDIHLMPDLPYSNVQKDIEMFKYVLMSTDLQADQWKIYPCEITPFTKIEKWYNNNEFKPYFETDKNLLISVILLVKKSIHPWIRLNRVIRDIPNPSIIAGNNITNMRQLIATEMNIRNIYCQCIRCKEIKNQELEKKSDSIFLKIYKYPTLGGDEFFITFQGKKLMKHHGKSKKAKKKQQKEEKRKRNEQEKLKRNNLAERLAQKENIENIDNDDTCETDDFIGNLYDQPNDDEINRTENNRNFLKNTPKSTTKNVLKNNYSNKYEREEKNNEEGEYDNAHSLLGFLRLRLRKENDYCKDRPFKCLENAALIRELHVYGSLLKHDDFKDELNFIQHKGLGKCLVLVAEIIAYSYKYKKMAIIAGVGTREYYKKLGYVKEETYMTKMLNTKDMYKNYLLNINRIKENIVIYNYDLKHCLYLMHKEIPEISKYKRSEIQNLNEYINENIIQLGINDYMAYKNESTISIINVKKVLSINQYNIISMFVNTFNKIYKNIYYSKNRFLFNTYTVMFFSTTFFISMRLLKNRHH; encoded by the coding sequence ATGGATGTCGGGAATGATACATTATATGATGGCCACGATGctgataattttaaaaatgagaTGGATGAAAAAGagttaaataaaaacagtTCATACATTGATGATATACTTAACGAATCAAGTGATGGTGAAAGTATAAAAgatggaaaaaaagaaggaaAGGTggataatgaaaattttttttatataaatgatgtTTTAAAACGAAATTATCCAGTAgaatatgaagaaaataaaatatacccTAAAGTATATTGTTATGAACCccaaaattttgaaaaatttaagaaaaaattaaaaaataaaaatgaactGAGACATTATGAATGCTATTCTTCTACAAtgaatgaatttttttataaatataatgaaaattattatgatggtattttgaaaaatgaatcctttaaaaaatttgcaGAAGAATTATGGGCAAATAGAtctaatataaaaaatgaaacagaATATAATGAGTTATGCATTCAATTacgtaaaaaatataaagttaGTCCTTCGAAGCATCAAATTGGTGTTGCTTTacaacattattatttgaaatCATTGAAAAGCAATAATGGGGAGAATACTGACGATAAcgatataattaattataataaaaatagcgACGATGTAGATGataataatcaaaatgGCTTTGAAAAAGGATCTAATACATCAGATGTTTCAAACACAAACAATGTAGATATTGATGACGCAACGGTGGAagataatatgaataatgaaacaataaaaaaaaaacaaaaaaaagtaagaatagttgaaaataatgaaaatgataaagaaCATACTACCGAGGATGATGATAAcgaatttattataaacaaGAAGGGTAAAGATGTAAAGTTTACTTTTGAAAATGTtaacaaaatgataattgCAAAAGAAATgacaaattataaagatTTAGATAAAGAAagtgtaaattttttacaaataaataaaagaaaaggtGTACGATCTAATAGTGGTGTTTTAGTTGTTACTATAATTACTCATCCTCATAAATTTAGTTGCAAATATGATTGCCATTATTGTCCAAATGAACCTAATCAACCTCGATCTTATTTATCAACTGAACCAGCTATATTAAGAGccaatcaaaataattttgatgtAATATGCCAATTTTTTAACAGAACTACAACATTGGTAAATAATGGGCATGTTGCTGATAAAATAGAAGTGCTAGTATTAGGTGGTACATGGAGTTGCTATGATGTAGAATATCAGCGTGAATTTATTCgggatatatattatgctgctaatatatatccaatattaaaaaatcgaagaaaaaaattaagtttaaaagaagaacaagaattaaatgaaaCAAGCAATTGTAGAATCATTGGTTTAACATTAGAAACACGACCAGatcaaattaataaagaGGAATTGCTCAGATTAAGATATTATGGATGTACTAGAGTTCAATTGGGTATACAACATGTTgatgattatattttaaaaaaagttaatcGTCAATGTACATTAAAAGATTGTATAAGagcaatatatttattaaaagaaaatgggTTTAAAGTAGATATACATTTAATGCCAGATTTACCATATTCAAATGTACAAAAAGATATTGAAAtgtttaaatatgtattaatgTCAACAGATTTACAAGCTGATcaatggaaaatatatccATGTGAAATTACTCCATTTActaaaatagaaaaatggtataacaataatgaatttaagccatattttgaaacggataaaaatttattaattagtGTAATACTGTTagttaaaaaatcaatTCATCCATGGATACGATTAAATAGAGTTATTAGAGATATTCCTAATCCATCTATTATTGCTGGgaataatattacaaatatgAGGCAATTAATAGCTACTGAAATGaatataagaaatatttattgcCAATGTATTAGAtgtaaagaaataaaaaaccaagaacttgaaaaaaaaagtgactcaatttttttaaaaatatataaatatccaACTTTAGGAGGAgatgaattttttataacatttCAGGGTAAGAAACTGATGAAACATCATggaaaaagtaaaaaggcaaaaaaaaaacagcaaaaagaagaaaaaagaaaaagaaatgaaCAGGAAAAACTAAAAAGGAATAACTTAGCAGAACGATTAGctcaaaaagaaaatatcgaaaatatagataatgATGATACATGTGAAACAGATGATTTCATTGGAAATTTATATGACCAACCAAATGACGATGAAATAAATCGTACTGAAAATAATCgaaactttttaaaaaatactcCAAAAAGTACCACGAAAAATGtacttaaaaataattactcGAATAAGTATGAAAgggaagaaaaaaataatgaagagGGGGAATATGATAATGCCCATTCTTTGTTAGGATTTTTGAGACTTCGATtaagaaaagaaaatgattatTGTAAAGATAGACCATTTAAATGTTTAGAAAATGCAGCATTAATTCGAGAATTACATGTATATGGATCTTTATTAAAGCATGATGATTTTAAAGatgaattaaattttatacaaCATAAAGGATTGGGAAAATGTTTAGTTTTAGTTGCTGAAATTATTGcttattcatataaatataaaaaaatggctATTATTGCAGGTGTTGGTACAAGAGagtattataaaaaattaggaTATGTTAAAGAAGAGACTTATATGacaaaaatgttaaatacaaaagatatgtataaaaattatttattaaatataaacagaattaaagaaaatatagttATTTATAACTACGATTTAAAACATTGCCTTTATTTAATGCATAAAGAGATACCCgaaatatcaaaatataaacgaAGTGAAATTCAAAActtaaatgaatatattaatgaaaatataatacaattaggaataaatgattatatggcatataaaaatgaatcaaCTATATCTATAATAAATGTGAAAAAAGTCCTATCTATTaatcaatataatattataagtaTGTTTGTAAAcacatttaataaaatttataaaaatatatactatagTAAAAATAGATTCCTTTTTAATACTTATACTGTAATGTTTTTTAGtactacattttttatttcgatgcggcttttaaaaaatcgacatcattaa
- a CDS encoding leucine-rich repeat protein: MKIDQDLIKKKSEHNEGLMEDLEEISLHQLQIKKIEFINIHCRNLKILLLQNNLIEKIENLNQLKKLEYLNLALNNITIIENLEKCESLKKIDLTLNFIDIYTIEKSINNLKKNENLKELYLMGNPCSSWKHFKHFVIFHLEHLEVLDGCDILVSDKIKSKQTIAIILKSLEEEKSKHDPNQNEQYDSINNRKKIYEEIEKEEIKNEAKNQETNKKEKEILPVYTDDGHIRQCNEGHYKFMFDEYSSNKYSFLKVYLPKYLCNSLIEVDINVNYVRCLIKKKLFQIKLNDPILTDCSKIYRKKYTGELSIKMKKKYYKKNTTFENEYIKDEQIYNSDGTEVYLESLESSSSSSDDSSVSFFKNTKQTFKKKVNDNSIKYKLTDPNENKDDFYIQEKQTTYAQSIINQLPSLEKIPKPIS; encoded by the exons ATGAAAATTGATCAAGacttaattaaaaaaaaaagtgaacaTAATGAAGGTCTTATGGAGGATCTAGAAGAAATATCTTTGCATCAGTTGcagattaaaaaaatagaattcATTAATATCCATTGTAGAAACTTAAAGATATTACTGTTGCAAAACAATTTAATcgaaaaaattgaaaactTAAATCagttgaaaaaattagaatatttaaatctggctttaaacaatattacgattattgaaaatttagaaaaatgTGAATCGTTAAAAAag ATCGATTTAACCTTAAACTTTATTGACATTTATACTATTGAAAAatctataaataatttaaaaaaaaatgaaaacctTAAGGAGTTATACTTGATGGGAAACCCATGTTCTAGTTGGAAACATTTCAAGCATTTTGTCATATTTCATTTAGAACATCTTGAAGTATTAGATGGTTGTGATATTTTAGTAtctgataaaataaaatcgaAACAAACAATtgcaataatattaaagtCTCTAGAAGAAGAGAAAAGTAAACATGACCCAAATCAAAATGAACAGTATGATTCaattaataatagaaaaaaaatatatgaagaaATAGAGAAAGAAGAGATCAAAAATGAGGCAAAAAATCAGGAAACAAACAAAAAGGAAAAGGAAATTTTGCCAGTATATACTGATGATGGACATATTCGCCAATGTAATGAAG gcCATTATAAATTCATGTTTGATGAATACTcaagtaataaatattcatttttgaAAGTATACTTACCAAAATACTTGTGTAATTCTTTAATTGAAGTTGATATAAATGTCAATTATGTAAGatgtttaataaaaaaaaagttgtttcaaataaaattgaatgATCCAATTTTAACTGATTgtagtaaaatatatcgaaaaaaatatactggTGAATTAAGcattaaaatgaaaaaaaaatattataaaaaaaatacaacctttgaaaatgaatatatcaaagatgaacaaatatataatagtgaTGGTACTGAAGTCTATTTAGAATCATTAGAGAGTTCATCAAGTTCTTCAGATGATTCATcggtttcattttttaaaaacacaaaacaaacttttaaaaagaaaGTAAATGATAACtcaattaaatataagttAACTGAtccaaatgaaaataaagatgatTTTTACATTCAAGAAAAGCAAACTACATATGCTCAATCTATAATCAATCAATTGCCATCTCTCGAAAAAATACCCAAACCAATCTCATGA